In Halanaeroarchaeum sp. HSR-CO, one DNA window encodes the following:
- a CDS encoding DUF192 domain-containing protein: MPSRTAILVAALLALALLLAIPAAGPEPGTENTEADTVTVLDESGDPLGTVTVMVADTPDERYTGLSDTESLDPNEGMLFVFDSEAERAFVMRNMSFPIDIVFVDADRTITAVHHAPVENDDGQLTRYRGQGKWVLEVPYNWTTEHDVEVGDQIRIDHANETDQPTGSTAT, from the coding sequence ATGCCGTCACGGACCGCCATCCTCGTCGCCGCTCTCCTGGCCCTGGCACTCCTCCTCGCCATCCCTGCGGCCGGCCCGGAACCCGGCACCGAGAACACCGAGGCCGACACCGTGACGGTCCTCGACGAGTCCGGCGACCCACTCGGAACGGTGACCGTCATGGTCGCCGATACCCCAGACGAGCGCTACACCGGACTCAGCGACACCGAGTCCCTCGACCCGAACGAGGGTATGCTCTTCGTCTTCGACTCAGAAGCAGAGCGCGCCTTCGTGATGCGCAATATGTCCTTCCCGATCGATATCGTCTTCGTCGACGCCGACCGCACCATCACCGCGGTCCACCACGCCCCAGTCGAAAACGACGACGGTCAACTAACCCGCTACCGCGGCCAGGGGAAGTGGGTCCTCGAGGTCCCATACAACTGGACGACCGAACACGACGTCGAGGTCGGCGACCAGATCCGCATCGACCACGCGAACGAAACCGACCAACCGACCGGGTCGACAGCCACGTAA
- a CDS encoding exodeoxyribonuclease V subunit beta: MSDLEPNEQQRRLIDETEGTYLVDAGAGTGKTLAVTRRYATIIDQEDVEPDDVLLATFTNSAATEMRERIVEHSGYGLQELADAPIRTFHSHAHHVLDEHGYAAPVHLGIDDRITGSTRLIEDELVENELFREFVGRFQDDHPEYADQFRAIDDHLDLLDLVKQLASKGVIPTREGWYRDSEAHLEGAFEAFERQFEAANQPRNGGRKQSELREKLGRFGTNKTYLPDAPDTGELRGGRGTKQIDSAVARRVFDGDRETLKAFVHDVYLEYLEFTLGRNYLNFGFLQVLAYVLLLEDHDLRERLEFEYVMVDEFQDTSEIQFKLGLLLAGTENLAVVGDWKQSIYSFQYADVDNIRQFEKRLQRFSAALNDDAKRVGFETPEVTPLRLSENYRSTQSILDFSKYALTVPATDTEDVEDVELGDADALSSTAPFDETHIEAIHHEDEHESVLSKIQTIVGNDDYPVADDDGNPRAPEYGDIAVLTRTRDFGRELLQVADQYDVPIAYDGGVELFRTDPAKVLLAWLRILESDADRGWAVVLEAAGYTLDEIDHILSTGDYPTDMAAFRSTVAEMDTVASVARRVFDRYGYHGDYADVILDTIESVHQATTLTRGDLIRFITRAIDTGATHEVHTSAGDDSVTVQTIHAAKGLEYPIVVMANMNEGRFPPSTRDSKVIRYEESVGLRQRKEYAEVGQYPHVYDNWRYDVLRHCLPDEYDEERRLLYVAITRAKQHLVFAGGEDPNSFLESLPVALEAGNPDVANVTRERTTQAQLPFTVSPPDGPVGLTPHDLMDDSVFDESGDGETSNGDGGVNFGSRVHEFAEQYALDEAGEAENEHERRVRDLIDSLDGELFVEERATVPLTVDDQRVTISGIVDLVHVTLDRVEIIDYKTDRTRRAVDEYRIQLSVYYHVLTSTYPDRSVDASLYFTADGERVSVDPVSISQLQMRARDHMQRPD; encoded by the coding sequence ATGAGCGACCTCGAACCGAACGAGCAGCAACGGCGGCTCATCGACGAGACCGAAGGGACCTACCTCGTCGATGCAGGGGCAGGCACGGGGAAGACGCTCGCGGTGACGCGGCGGTACGCCACTATCATCGACCAAGAGGATGTCGAACCGGACGACGTCCTCCTCGCCACGTTCACCAACAGTGCGGCCACCGAAATGCGAGAGCGGATCGTCGAGCACTCCGGGTACGGACTTCAGGAGCTCGCCGACGCCCCGATCCGGACCTTCCACTCACACGCACACCACGTACTCGACGAACACGGGTACGCCGCCCCGGTGCATCTCGGCATCGACGACCGCATCACCGGGTCGACCCGACTCATCGAAGACGAACTCGTCGAGAACGAACTGTTCCGGGAGTTCGTCGGGCGATTCCAGGACGACCACCCGGAGTACGCGGATCAGTTTCGTGCAATCGACGACCACCTCGATCTCCTCGATCTCGTCAAACAACTCGCTTCGAAGGGCGTCATCCCCACTCGGGAGGGGTGGTATCGTGACTCCGAAGCCCACCTGGAGGGCGCGTTCGAGGCGTTCGAGCGCCAGTTCGAAGCCGCCAACCAGCCCCGGAACGGGGGCCGGAAGCAATCGGAACTCCGCGAAAAGCTGGGACGCTTCGGGACGAACAAGACGTACCTCCCGGACGCCCCCGACACGGGAGAACTACGCGGAGGGCGCGGGACGAAGCAGATCGATTCGGCAGTCGCAAGGCGCGTGTTCGACGGGGATCGAGAGACGCTGAAAGCGTTCGTCCACGACGTCTATCTCGAATATCTGGAATTCACGCTCGGCCGAAATTACCTGAATTTCGGATTCCTGCAGGTGCTGGCGTACGTGTTGCTCCTGGAAGACCACGACCTCCGAGAGCGACTCGAGTTCGAATACGTCATGGTCGACGAGTTCCAGGACACCAGCGAAATCCAGTTCAAACTCGGGTTGTTGCTCGCCGGCACCGAGAACCTCGCCGTCGTCGGCGACTGGAAACAGAGCATCTACAGCTTTCAGTACGCGGACGTCGACAACATCAGACAGTTCGAGAAGCGATTGCAACGGTTCAGCGCTGCGTTGAACGACGACGCAAAGAGAGTGGGATTCGAGACCCCCGAGGTCACCCCACTCAGGTTGTCCGAGAATTACCGCTCCACCCAATCCATCCTCGACTTCTCGAAATACGCGCTCACGGTCCCCGCAACCGACACCGAAGACGTCGAAGATGTGGAGCTCGGTGATGCGGACGCCCTCTCGAGTACCGCCCCCTTCGACGAGACCCACATCGAAGCGATTCACCACGAGGACGAACACGAGTCAGTCCTCTCGAAGATCCAGACCATCGTCGGAAACGACGACTATCCGGTCGCCGACGACGATGGAAATCCACGGGCCCCGGAATACGGAGACATCGCTGTACTGACCCGGACCAGGGATTTCGGGAGAGAATTGCTCCAGGTGGCCGACCAGTACGACGTCCCGATTGCCTACGATGGCGGTGTCGAGCTATTCCGCACCGACCCGGCGAAAGTGCTGCTCGCCTGGCTCCGGATTCTCGAATCGGACGCCGATCGGGGCTGGGCGGTCGTCCTCGAAGCGGCCGGGTACACGCTCGACGAAATCGACCACATCCTCTCGACGGGGGACTACCCGACCGACATGGCGGCATTCCGATCGACGGTGGCGGAGATGGACACGGTGGCGTCGGTCGCCCGCCGTGTCTTCGATCGGTATGGGTACCACGGGGATTACGCGGACGTGATCCTGGACACCATCGAGTCCGTCCACCAGGCGACGACGTTGACCCGCGGGGATCTGATCCGCTTCATCACCCGAGCAATCGACACCGGGGCGACCCACGAGGTCCACACCAGTGCCGGCGACGACTCCGTCACCGTCCAGACGATCCACGCGGCGAAAGGACTCGAATATCCCATCGTCGTCATGGCCAACATGAACGAGGGTCGATTCCCGCCCTCGACCCGCGACTCGAAGGTCATCCGGTACGAGGAATCCGTGGGACTCAGGCAGCGCAAAGAGTACGCGGAGGTCGGCCAGTATCCCCACGTCTACGACAACTGGCGATACGACGTGCTCCGCCACTGTTTGCCGGACGAGTACGACGAAGAGCGGAGACTCCTCTACGTCGCCATCACCCGGGCGAAACAGCATCTCGTCTTCGCCGGTGGCGAGGACCCGAATAGCTTCCTCGAGTCACTCCCCGTCGCGCTGGAGGCGGGGAATCCCGACGTCGCCAACGTCACCAGGGAGCGGACGACCCAGGCGCAACTTCCCTTCACCGTCTCGCCCCCGGACGGCCCCGTCGGGCTGACGCCCCACGACCTGATGGACGATTCGGTGTTCGACGAATCGGGTGATGGCGAGACGTCCAATGGAGACGGTGGGGTCAATTTTGGTTCCCGAGTCCACGAGTTCGCCGAGCAATACGCCCTCGACGAAGCCGGCGAAGCTGAAAACGAGCACGAGCGACGAGTCCGGGATCTCATCGACTCGTTGGACGGGGAACTGTTCGTCGAAGAGCGAGCGACGGTACCCCTAACGGTTGACGACCAGCGAGTGACGATTTCGGGGATCGTCGACCTCGTCCACGTAACTTTGGATCGCGTGGAAATCATCGATTACAAGACCGATCGGACCCGCCGGGCCGTCGACGAATACAGGATCCAGTTGAGCGTCTACTATCACGTTCTCACGTCTACATATCCGGACCGGTCAGTCGACGCGAGCCTGTATTTCACTGCGGATGGGGAACGGGTATCAGTTGACCCGGTTTCCATATCACAGCTTCAAATGCGGGCCAGAGATCACATGCAACGCCCCGATTGA
- a CDS encoding PD-(D/E)XK nuclease family protein, which translates to MPIQRLRPLQSIYDDVADHDLVIVPNNPLADALNRRLDAPHFGTFATTPRRLATGRREASEDRTAFLELVDRTDHPWKAIAYAVGNVLQCWEHQGSATAIEAYPAFVDETTEAVIDVLRDLQTTSGQLQEYETPADQSVAVVGYDQLTQLERSILPPDADRVALFTEEAFSLPPFHVFDGSSDIVDALLDTVTPENADDVGVVLDRSSRYSSLVESALEAADIPFYGGPGFADDPYHRTFLRLLRVAHRGSDTTVGDVTPICTQLGIDVPVEHDQKRISEVDHPELDWCTTFTGGAASESFEEALASFERQAGKELDALRAELDELGLLDEEPTEQRVQDLAYYLQTYDVPIDRENEGVLLADATSAGYVDRPVVFFLGMDDGWTHSAPNRPWVDAEAQYERYIRQFQLLVQSGSEQYYLVQDTAGGQPVTPPLYLGELLEEEFERFSDLDSLAHSRIERTEGAGFNRSPVDADTTTIETISQSSLNSYVNSPRDYCFSRLLETPDEDHFQEGNLFHDFAEFYANHPECVGTDELDEIVDVMVDTVQPFFSDTEEPLRRSKYQIGLETIVEYLDEYGPEDHDFLTPSSGWGSNFFAEYFDKPIDSPLTERWFEALDIGVNGKIDLVRSPTHNVDYKSGSKKSAYQVVKRAATDPPADTPNFQAALYLAYFRTQQPDERIQFTFFHFLETLDDAVTGETTLDDAMTTVTYYPQTFDEFVGSRAAYDALLDGYNDCVETFSDLGFEQYREILSDRQFPDTTEKDELRSSDFAETFTAAVDVATNDEVDTEKGADQAIRALNGIRRRAFFEEDLDAVEEFVQDRIEEINAYRSGEGRFPIEGPGGEPNYRRIDYRDLLLEGER; encoded by the coding sequence GTGCCCATCCAACGCCTGCGCCCCCTCCAATCCATCTACGACGACGTCGCCGACCACGACCTCGTCATCGTCCCCAACAATCCACTCGCAGACGCCCTCAACCGCCGCCTCGACGCACCACACTTCGGCACCTTCGCCACCACACCTCGCCGCCTCGCGACGGGCCGACGCGAAGCAAGCGAGGATCGCACCGCGTTCCTCGAACTCGTCGACCGAACGGACCACCCCTGGAAAGCCATCGCCTACGCGGTGGGGAACGTCCTCCAGTGCTGGGAACACCAGGGGAGCGCCACCGCGATCGAAGCGTACCCGGCCTTCGTCGACGAGACGACCGAAGCGGTCATCGACGTCCTCCGCGACCTCCAGACCACCTCCGGGCAACTGCAGGAGTACGAGACCCCAGCAGACCAGTCGGTCGCCGTCGTGGGCTACGACCAGCTAACCCAACTCGAGCGGTCCATCCTCCCGCCGGACGCCGACCGCGTCGCCCTCTTTACCGAGGAGGCATTCTCACTGCCACCATTCCACGTCTTCGACGGCTCCAGCGACATCGTCGACGCCCTCCTGGACACCGTGACCCCGGAGAACGCCGACGACGTGGGGGTGGTCCTCGACCGATCGAGTCGCTACTCCTCGCTCGTGGAATCGGCCCTCGAAGCGGCCGACATCCCCTTCTACGGCGGCCCAGGGTTCGCCGACGACCCATACCACCGGACCTTCCTCCGGCTGCTCCGCGTAGCTCACCGGGGCTCCGACACCACGGTCGGCGACGTCACCCCGATCTGCACCCAACTGGGGATCGACGTCCCGGTCGAACACGACCAAAAGCGGATCAGCGAAGTCGACCATCCGGAACTGGACTGGTGTACCACCTTCACCGGCGGAGCGGCATCGGAAAGCTTCGAGGAGGCACTCGCTTCCTTCGAACGACAGGCCGGCAAGGAGCTCGATGCACTGCGAGCCGAACTCGACGAGCTCGGTCTCCTGGACGAGGAACCCACCGAGCAGCGCGTCCAGGATCTGGCGTACTATCTCCAGACCTACGACGTTCCGATCGATCGGGAGAACGAGGGAGTTCTGCTCGCCGACGCGACGTCGGCCGGATACGTCGATCGGCCCGTCGTGTTCTTCCTCGGCATGGACGACGGCTGGACGCATTCGGCACCGAATCGACCCTGGGTCGACGCCGAGGCCCAGTACGAGCGGTACATCCGACAGTTCCAGCTCCTCGTGCAGAGCGGCAGCGAGCAGTACTATCTCGTGCAGGATACCGCGGGCGGCCAGCCGGTAACGCCACCGCTGTACCTCGGCGAACTCCTCGAAGAGGAGTTCGAGCGCTTCAGCGACCTCGATTCGCTGGCTCACTCGCGGATCGAGAGGACGGAGGGAGCGGGGTTCAACCGGTCGCCGGTCGACGCCGACACGACGACCATCGAGACGATCAGCCAGTCGAGTCTGAACAGCTACGTCAACAGCCCCCGCGACTACTGCTTCAGTCGCTTACTCGAAACCCCCGACGAGGACCATTTCCAGGAGGGGAATCTGTTCCACGACTTCGCCGAGTTCTACGCGAACCATCCCGAGTGCGTCGGAACGGACGAGCTCGACGAAATCGTCGACGTGATGGTCGACACCGTCCAGCCCTTTTTCAGCGACACAGAGGAGCCGCTGCGGCGGAGCAAGTACCAGATTGGTCTCGAAACGATCGTCGAATACCTCGACGAATACGGCCCCGAGGATCACGATTTCCTCACCCCGAGTTCCGGGTGGGGGTCGAACTTCTTCGCGGAGTACTTCGACAAGCCGATCGACTCGCCACTGACCGAGCGCTGGTTCGAGGCGCTCGATATCGGCGTGAACGGGAAGATCGACCTGGTCCGCTCGCCCACGCATAACGTCGATTACAAGAGCGGGTCGAAGAAGTCGGCCTACCAGGTCGTCAAGCGGGCAGCAACGGATCCGCCGGCCGATACCCCAAACTTCCAGGCCGCGCTGTATCTCGCGTACTTCCGAACACAGCAACCGGACGAGCGCATCCAGTTCACCTTCTTCCACTTCCTCGAGACCCTGGACGACGCCGTCACAGGAGAGACAACCCTGGACGACGCGATGACGACCGTCACCTACTACCCCCAGACCTTCGACGAATTCGTCGGGTCTCGAGCGGCGTACGACGCCCTGCTCGATGGCTACAACGATTGCGTCGAGACGTTCTCGGACCTGGGGTTCGAGCAGTATCGCGAGATACTGTCCGACCGCCAATTCCCTGATACGACGGAGAAAGACGAGCTGCGGTCCTCGGATTTCGCCGAGACGTTCACCGCTGCGGTCGATGTGGCGACGAATGACGAGGTCGACACGGAGAAGGGGGCAGACCAGGCCATCCGAGCGCTGAACGGGATCAGGAGGCGGGCGTTTTTCGAAGAGGATCTGGATGCAGTCGAGGAGTTCGTTCAGGACAGAATCGAGGAGATCAACGCGTATCGATCCGGGGAAGGGCGATTCCCGATCGAGGGGCCGGGCGGAGAGCCCAACTACCGGCGGATCGATTATCGGGACCTGCTACTGGAGGGTGAACGATGA